AGATTTAATTTTATGAGGATTAAAATTTTATTTGAAAATCTTATGTATTATAAAGTGGAATTGTAAAAGTCAAAAAAATTGTATGGACGATAGGCGTAGATAGATACCATTTCCTAAAGAAAGCAGCGTTTTTGAGCCTGCTGGGAATAGGCTTTTGCTACTTCTTCATAGATTTACTTATAAAAATAAAGCTTAAAGTCTTTATGATAAATATTGACACCTGAATTATCATATGATACCATAAAACATATTATACATATATGTTTTATGGTAAACTAAATTATTAAAGGAGATATTGCATATGGAAGATTATTTAAAGGAGCGGCTTAGCAAATGGGTAAATGAGCATAGAAACGAGCTGGTTCAAGACCTTATATCAGTTGTGAACATCAGAAGTGTGCGCGAAGCGGCAGCTGGAAACTCACCTTTCGGTGAAGGCACTGCCCGCGTTATTGATAAAGGGCTGGAACTCGGAAATAAATACGGCTTTGAAACGGAAAATGATGATTATTATTCAGTTAGCTTTATAAGAAAAGGAAAAAGTAAAAGAGAATTAGGCATTATCGGGCATATAGATGTGGTTCATGAAGGTAATGACTGGACTTTTGCACCATATAATGCGGTTGAAAAAGACGGTTATGTTATCGGGCGGGGCGCCGGAGACAATAAAGGGCCTTCCGTTGCGGCTTTATATGTTCTCGGGGCCCTTGACGAGCTTAATATAGAGCTTGACCATTCCGTAAGAGTAATATGGGGGGCAAATGAGGAAAGCGGCATGGAGGATGTTAAGCATTATATAAAAACGCATCCTGATTTACCGGACTATACTTTAGTCTGCGACAGTGAATTTCCTGTAAGCATAGGAGAAAAAGGAAGCATATCGGCTGATTTGGTTTTTGATATCGGTGATGACAGCAATATACTTGATTTTTCCGGAGGATTGTCGTCTAATGCAGTTCCCGATTATGCGGCAATAGTATTAAACGCTAATCTGCAGGAAATAAAAAATGCTCTAAAAGATAAAGCGGTGGAAATATCAGGAGAGGACGGAAGAGTTCATATTTCTGCAAGGGGAATAGCAGGGCATGCCGCCCGCCCTGAAAACACTGGAAGCGCCATTCAAAAGCTTGCCCAATTTGTTACGGACGGTAATGTAATAAAGGGTAAAAAAGCTTATGATGCCGTTAAGTTTATAGCGGAAGCTTTTGCCGATTATTACGGGGAGGGAATAGGTTTCGCTTTTGAAGATGAAATTTCCGGAAAAACCACACATATCGGAGGAATAATAAAGCTTGAGAACAGAAAGCTTCGCCAAAATTTCAATGCCCGCCGTTCAATTGGCAGTAATGCTGATGAACTGCTTAAAAATCTTTATAAAATAGGTGAGGAGAAGGGCTTTACTGTAGAAAATCTCCGTCAAAGCCCTACCCGTTATGATGATCCTGAAAGTCCGCAGATTAAAATATTGATAGAAAGCGCTAAAGAATTTTTAGGTGAGGATTTACAGCCGCCATTTACAACAGGGGGAGGCACCCATGCAAAACACTTTCCAAATTCTGTTCCTTATGGCGCAAGAGTTCCGCTAAAAGCAGGTGAAAAAAGTAAATTCGGAGGGGCCCATGCCGCTGATGAAGCAGTTCGTATAGATGATCTGCTTGAGGCCATTAAAATATATATCAGTGCTATAGTAAGACTTGACGCGCTTTACAAAATATAAATATTGTTTTCATGTGGGGGAATTGTTATGAATGAAAAATTGCAGCTTAGCTGTGCAAATTGTACGGTTGGAAATTGCGCAAAGCGTGATAAAAAGTATCCGTCTTTTTGCCTGACGGAAAATACGGAGCAGTCTGTAATAGACGATGTGACAAAGAAATATTTTAACAGCCGTACAAATAAAAAAATTGCTTTGACTGCCGCGGGCATAGAGGGAGATTATTACGGAAAGCTGACAAGGGTTGAGGAAACATTGCTGTTTATTCAAAAAATGGGGTATAAAAAGGTTGGTGTTGCAACTTGTATCGGCCTTTTGAACGAATGCAATTTATTTGCAAAAGTGGCTCAGGCTAAAGGCATTGAGCTCTACGGCGTGGCATGCAAGGTAGGCTCCATTGACAAAACAGAAATCGGCATAGCCGAAGTTCAAAAAATCAGGCCGGGTAATCATGAAGCCATGTGCAACCCTATACTTCAGGCCGAGCTTTTAAATCAGGCTAAAACGGAGTTTAATATCATTATTGGACTGTGCGTAGGGCATGATACTCTTTTTATAAAGCATTCTAAAGCTCCGGTAACCTATCTCATAGTAAAAGACAGGGTATTATGCCATAATCCTGCGTCGGCTCTTTATAATACAGGCTCCTACTATGGCCGCCTTTTAGGGCCGGATTTGCCTGCGCCCGTAGAAAAAAATAATTAGTATAAATTATAAAAGAAAGGAAGCATATTAAATGAGTTTTTTAGAACAGTTTAATATTCCGCCGGATTTTACAGGGATTCACGCTACAAAATGGGAGAGAGTCAAAAACATTGGGTCGGAGGGAGTATTGCCCTTATGGATAGCGGATATGGATTTTGAAATTGCTCCTGAAATTAAAAAGGCCGTTTCCGAAAGAGCTCAAATCGGATTTTACGGGTATACAGAAAAAGAACCGGCCTATTTTGAAGCGGTAAAGAATTGGTTTTTAAAGCGTCATAATTGGGCAATCAATACGGAATGGATTCTTAACACTCCGGGAGTAATCTGTGCAATACATACTGCAATCAATGCCTTCAGCGAAAAAGATGATTATATATTAATACAGCCGCCTGTATACCATCCCTTTTTCAGAGTTATAAAGCGAACAGAGCGGAAAGTCCTTGAAAGTCCTCTTATTGAAAGGGATGGAGATTATGAGATTGACTTTTCTGATTTTGAAGAAAAAATTAGAAAATATTCTCCCAAAATCTTTATTTTATGCAATCCTCACAACCCCATAGGAAAAATCTATACGAAAGAAGAG
This is a stretch of genomic DNA from Anaeropeptidivorans aminofermentans. It encodes these proteins:
- a CDS encoding Sapep family Mn(2+)-dependent dipeptidase, which produces MEDYLKERLSKWVNEHRNELVQDLISVVNIRSVREAAAGNSPFGEGTARVIDKGLELGNKYGFETENDDYYSVSFIRKGKSKRELGIIGHIDVVHEGNDWTFAPYNAVEKDGYVIGRGAGDNKGPSVAALYVLGALDELNIELDHSVRVIWGANEESGMEDVKHYIKTHPDLPDYTLVCDSEFPVSIGEKGSISADLVFDIGDDSNILDFSGGLSSNAVPDYAAIVLNANLQEIKNALKDKAVEISGEDGRVHISARGIAGHAARPENTGSAIQKLAQFVTDGNVIKGKKAYDAVKFIAEAFADYYGEGIGFAFEDEISGKTTHIGGIIKLENRKLRQNFNARRSIGSNADELLKNLYKIGEEKGFTVENLRQSPTRYDDPESPQIKILIESAKEFLGEDLQPPFTTGGGTHAKHFPNSVPYGARVPLKAGEKSKFGGAHAADEAVRIDDLLEAIKIYISAIVRLDALYKI
- a CDS encoding DUF1847 domain-containing protein, which gives rise to MNEKLQLSCANCTVGNCAKRDKKYPSFCLTENTEQSVIDDVTKKYFNSRTNKKIALTAAGIEGDYYGKLTRVEETLLFIQKMGYKKVGVATCIGLLNECNLFAKVAQAKGIELYGVACKVGSIDKTEIGIAEVQKIRPGNHEAMCNPILQAELLNQAKTEFNIIIGLCVGHDTLFIKHSKAPVTYLIVKDRVLCHNPASALYNTGSYYGRLLGPDLPAPVEKNN